The following is a genomic window from Flavobacterium crassostreae.
CCATCCTGGGGGAGTCTGCAGGAGCTGGTCGTGTAGGACTTGCCGGTGCAAATATACAACCTTTTTATATTTTTGCAAGCCCTTTGTGCTCTTAAAATAACATTGTATATTGTGGTATCTAAAAAAATACGCCATGAAAAAACATAATGCCCTATATATCATTTTATTAAGCAGCATCCTTAGTAGTTGCGGCGACACAAAAAAAACAGAAAATTCTTTATTTAGCTTTGATACTTCCCAATTTAAGACACACTACCTCTCTCAAGATACGCTTAATTTGAGTATTTTGAACCCCAGTTCCAAACCCATTGATAGCGTGTGTTACTACATCAATGATCAAAGAGCAGGAACCAATAAAACAACCGCTCCATTTACGTTTTCTCTAAAAGATCAAAAATTAGGATACCAAAACCTAAAAGCATTGGTTTATTACGGAGGTAAAAATGCCCAGGCAACTGCAAGAGTTGAGTTGGTCTCTGCGGTGCAGACTAGTTTATTACAATACAAAATTGTTGCTACCCATCCGCATGACAGCCTATCCTTTACGGAAGGATTGGAGTTTTACAAAGATACCCTGTATGAAAGCACTGGACAAAAAGGCAACTCTTACTTCCGTAAATACGATTACAAAACGGGCAGGATTTTTAAACAAGTAGATCTGGAATCCAACTATTTTGGAGAAGGAATTACCTTTATAAACAATAAATTATACCAATTGACTTGGCAAGAAAAAACAGGATTTATATACCATGCAAATACCCTAAAACTAGAAAAAACTTTTGCCTACACCAAAGAAATTGAAGGATGGGGAATGACCAATGACGGCAAAAACATCTACCAATCGGATGGCACCGAAAAAATATGGACCGTAAACCCCGATAACCAACAAATGTTAGACTATATTAATGTTTATTCTGGAAACACCAAAATAAAAGCAATTAATGAGTTAGAATACATTGATGGCAAAATTTACGCCAATGTTTGGCAAAAAGACGCCATTGCGGTTATCAATCCCAAAAACGGAACCGTTGAAAGCATTATTGACTTATCTGGCTTACGGAAATTAGTCACCAACAGTGCTGCCGAGGTTCTAAACGGAATTGCCTACAATCCAAAAACAAAAACCATTTTTGTAACCGGCAAAAATTGGAATAAAATGTTTGAAATAACCGTTTCAGAAAAATAAAATGACAAAATGACAACCCTAATTATAAACATCAAAGAATTATTGCAAGTACGCGAATCCAACATTTTAAAGGTGTCTGGTCCCGAAATGGCACTACTTCCAACCATCAAAAATGCCTATTTAGTAATCAAAGACACTTTGATTGCTGAATTTGGACCAATGAAAAATGTGCCTCAAAAAACTTTTGACAAAACTATTGATGCAACAGGAAAAATAATTTTACCTACTTGGTGCGATAGCCATACACATATAGTCTACGCTGGCAATAGAGAGCAAGAATTTGTAGACAGAATAAACGGATTGAGTTATGAAGAAATTGCCAACCGTGGAGGAGGAATATTAAATTCCGCCCAAAAATTAAACCAAACTACCGAAGACGAACTTTATGACCAATCTAAAGAACGCTTAGAAGAAGTGATGCGTTTAGGAACTGGAGCAGTCGAAATTAAATCTGGTTACGGGCTAACCCTTGATGGCGAGCTGAAAATGCTTCGTGTTATAAAAAAATTAGCACAGCAATATCCCATTGCCATTAAAGCAACCTTTTTAGGAGCTCACGCTTTCCCTTTGGCCTATAAGGAGAATCGCCAAGGATACCTTGCGCTTTTAATCCACGATATACTACCCCAAATTGCCAAAGAAGATTTAGCACAATACGTTGATGTGTTTTGTGAGACTGGATATTTTACTGTAGCCGAAACAGAACAAATTATGGAAGCAGGTATTCGTTTTGGCCTAAAGCCAAAGATACATGTGAACCAATTTAATTCTATTGGCGGAATCCAATCTGGTATAAAATACGATGCCTTATCTGTGGACCATCTTGAAGTAATGACCACCGAAGATATTGAAGCCTTAAAAAACACCAATACAATGCCCGTAGCTCTACCCTCTTGTTCGTATTTT
Proteins encoded in this region:
- the hutI gene encoding imidazolonepropionase is translated as MTTLIINIKELLQVRESNILKVSGPEMALLPTIKNAYLVIKDTLIAEFGPMKNVPQKTFDKTIDATGKIILPTWCDSHTHIVYAGNREQEFVDRINGLSYEEIANRGGGILNSAQKLNQTTEDELYDQSKERLEEVMRLGTGAVEIKSGYGLTLDGELKMLRVIKKLAQQYPIAIKATFLGAHAFPLAYKENRQGYLALLIHDILPQIAKEDLAQYVDVFCETGYFTVAETEQIMEAGIRFGLKPKIHVNQFNSIGGIQSGIKYDALSVDHLEVMTTEDIEALKNTNTMPVALPSCSYFLSIPYTPARQMIAAGLPLALATDFNPGSTPSGNMNFVVATACIKMKMTPEEAINAATINGAYAMNLSDSHGSITIGKKANLILTKPLSSYYQIPYAFGSNLIDCVFIEGKKIPIQKEALN
- a CDS encoding glutaminyl-peptide cyclotransferase, which translates into the protein MKKHNALYIILLSSILSSCGDTKKTENSLFSFDTSQFKTHYLSQDTLNLSILNPSSKPIDSVCYYINDQRAGTNKTTAPFTFSLKDQKLGYQNLKALVYYGGKNAQATARVELVSAVQTSLLQYKIVATHPHDSLSFTEGLEFYKDTLYESTGQKGNSYFRKYDYKTGRIFKQVDLESNYFGEGITFINNKLYQLTWQEKTGFIYHANTLKLEKTFAYTKEIEGWGMTNDGKNIYQSDGTEKIWTVNPDNQQMLDYINVYSGNTKIKAINELEYIDGKIYANVWQKDAIAVINPKNGTVESIIDLSGLRKLVTNSAAEVLNGIAYNPKTKTIFVTGKNWNKMFEITVSEK